In a genomic window of Candidatus Omnitrophota bacterium:
- a CDS encoding ATP-binding protein, protein MRVNVVLIFILSVLIPTALLAYFGLQAVRSEKSIVETNIRRVYESMADVVEDEIRAALYGLSESSLRNKSKIEPLMVDQAAMFNYQVKIFDTAGRPLGGDPSRELGAPVLRKNIKGMPYVIAVYEKYPAVIKGLEERKHRLSSYIAIIIFSALFVLGGSFFTLSVLSREWRLTELKSEFVSSLSHDLRRPLTSIRMFSEMLKNDSVPSEEKKREYYNIISGESEQLTNLANNILDFSRIERGRKRYEFKDEDITKIVNSTVERFKSYMVHESCNVFLNIDKDIPVLKIDADSISQAITNLLTNAFNYSPFDKTIKINVAKKANEVAIEVIDSGVGIPRKEQKKIFRRFYRVNQKDMNVEGSGLGLTLVKYAAEAHRGKVTVESREGHGSKFSLLLPVNAHV, encoded by the coding sequence ATGCGCGTAAATGTAGTGCTCATATTTATTCTGTCGGTGCTGATACCCACGGCTCTTCTGGCCTACTTCGGCCTGCAGGCCGTCAGGAGCGAAAAGTCGATAGTCGAAACGAACATACGCCGCGTCTATGAGTCTATGGCGGATGTAGTGGAAGATGAGATAAGGGCCGCCCTTTATGGGTTATCCGAGTCATCTCTAAGGAATAAATCTAAAATAGAGCCGCTCATGGTGGACCAGGCCGCGATGTTTAATTATCAGGTGAAGATATTCGACACCGCCGGCAGGCCGCTCGGCGGGGATCCCTCCAGGGAACTCGGAGCTCCCGTTCTCAGAAAGAATATAAAAGGGATGCCCTACGTAATAGCGGTTTATGAAAAGTATCCCGCGGTCATAAAGGGCCTTGAAGAGAGGAAACACCGCCTCTCCTCATATATAGCGATAATTATATTTTCCGCGCTCTTTGTATTAGGCGGGAGCTTCTTCACTTTAAGCGTACTATCGAGAGAATGGCGCCTGACGGAGCTTAAGAGCGAATTCGTGTCGAGCCTGTCGCACGACCTGAGAAGGCCCCTCACCTCGATACGCATGTTCTCGGAGATGCTGAAGAACGATAGCGTTCCCAGCGAAGAAAAAAAGCGGGAATATTATAATATCATTTCCGGTGAAAGCGAGCAGCTCACTAACCTGGCCAATAACATACTTGACTTTTCCCGTATCGAGCGCGGCCGTAAGAGATATGAATTTAAGGATGAGGATATAACGAAGATAGTCAATTCGACAGTGGAGCGTTTTAAGTCCTATATGGTGCATGAGTCCTGCAATGTATTTTTGAATATTGATAAAGATATCCCTGTATTAAAGATAGACGCCGATTCGATATCCCAGGCGATCACGAATCTGCTGACAAACGCATTCAATTATTCACCGTTCGACAAGACGATAAAGATAAATGTAGCGAAGAAAGCCAATGAAGTGGCCATCGAGGTCATAGACAGCGGAGTGGGGATACCGCGGAAGGAACAGAAGAAGATCTTCCGCAGATTTTACCGTGTTAACCAGAAAGATATGAATGTGGAGGGCTCCGGGCTCGGCCTTACGCTCGTGAAATATGCCGCCGAAGCGCATCGCGGCAAGGTCACCGTGGAGAGCCGTGAGGGCCATGGGTCGAAGTTTTCGTTGCTGCTTCCGGTGAACGCGCATGTATAA
- a CDS encoding tetratricopeptide repeat protein encodes MKNKLTILSIGIFTILCVTRSYSTEAIAETSMSDLQNAEKGVHRLEGKLQKREYDLKKRAEYEKVQTTEMKKCDELKSEIWKLKDSAKALDVKLAKLASDKKKAEEELVGQTKIYEAREKGIKTTEDEISAEDKQFKRLAEAGEKESSERKTRIDKLKEGLKSPEDKIESLTNEKNKIDENLKAKDTEYKAETDKLKALRARLASEKKEGASVKKGASAKEEPPVKDESEEIKKKMDDLMVEAQKLESARQKLSDELLTANEAKRSQEEEVKALENEDVSKAKDLKSRSGDLGKKKKATQVKVEKLRKKAISAKFKVQADTAAVKKLDDDIKLATQEKHRIEKALKEKTDELKVRVSVLLEHNTEDSLAYESDKEAQAKAASRGEELSARLDKIFEAMKDENNRLMVENKEMQARLGRAENAAREARRKAEAAAKAPEEMKVKLNKERLDAHFNTAVMYEKNGLWHDAEREYLKCLRIDPKDAGVHYNLGILYDDKLNMNNKALYHYYKFLSLRPMGETAERVRDWITKMELENRLGKELR; translated from the coding sequence ATGAAAAATAAATTGACGATATTATCGATAGGCATATTTACGATATTGTGTGTCACGCGCTCCTATAGCACTGAGGCCATAGCCGAAACCAGTATGTCGGATCTGCAGAATGCGGAGAAGGGCGTCCATCGTCTGGAGGGTAAACTGCAGAAGAGGGAGTATGATCTCAAGAAACGCGCGGAATATGAAAAGGTGCAGACGACCGAGATGAAGAAGTGCGATGAGTTGAAGAGCGAAATATGGAAGCTTAAAGACAGCGCCAAGGCATTGGATGTAAAACTCGCGAAGCTCGCCTCCGATAAGAAAAAAGCCGAAGAGGAGCTAGTCGGGCAGACTAAAATATACGAAGCCAGAGAAAAGGGCATAAAGACGACCGAGGACGAAATAAGCGCCGAAGATAAGCAGTTTAAGCGTTTAGCCGAGGCGGGTGAGAAGGAGAGCAGCGAGCGGAAGACGAGGATAGATAAGCTTAAAGAGGGCTTAAAGTCGCCGGAGGATAAGATAGAATCGCTCACAAACGAAAAGAATAAGATCGATGAAAATTTGAAGGCGAAGGACACTGAATATAAAGCCGAGACGGATAAATTGAAAGCGTTAAGGGCCAGGCTCGCGTCGGAGAAGAAAGAAGGCGCTTCTGTGAAGAAGGGCGCTTCCGCGAAAGAGGAGCCGCCTGTTAAGGATGAGTCAGAGGAAATAAAGAAGAAGATGGATGATCTGATGGTGGAGGCGCAGAAATTGGAATCCGCCAGACAAAAACTGTCGGACGAGCTCCTGACTGCCAATGAAGCAAAAAGATCGCAGGAAGAAGAGGTAAAAGCGCTGGAGAACGAGGATGTCTCAAAAGCGAAAGACCTTAAATCGCGGTCAGGGGACCTGGGGAAAAAGAAGAAAGCTACACAGGTAAAGGTGGAGAAGCTGAGGAAGAAAGCGATCTCGGCAAAATTTAAAGTGCAAGCAGACACCGCTGCTGTTAAAAAACTGGATGATGACATAAAACTTGCCACGCAGGAGAAGCACCGGATAGAGAAAGCTTTAAAGGAAAAGACGGATGAATTAAAGGTCAGGGTATCGGTGTTATTGGAGCATAACACCGAGGACAGTCTCGCGTATGAAAGCGATAAAGAGGCGCAAGCCAAGGCCGCGTCCAGAGGCGAGGAACTGAGCGCCAGGCTGGATAAGATATTCGAGGCCATGAAGGATGAGAATAACCGCCTGATGGTCGAGAATAAAGAGATGCAGGCCAGGCTGGGGCGCGCCGAAAATGCCGCGAGAGAGGCAAGGCGTAAAGCCGAAGCGGCCGCGAAAGCCCCGGAGGAGATGAAGGTAAAGTTGAACAAAGAGAGGCTGGATGCGCACTTTAACACCGCGGTCATGTATGAAAAGAACGGTTTATGGCACGATGCGGAGAGGGAATACCTTAAATGCCTGCGCATAGATCCTAAGGACGCGGGAGTGCATTACAACCTGGGAATACTTTATGACGATAAGTTGAACATGAACAATAAGGCGTTATATCATTATTATAAGTTCCTGTCTCTCCGCCCCATGGGAGAGACGGCCGAACGCGTGAGGGACTGGATAACCAAGATGGAGCTTGAAAACCGTCTGGGAAAAGAGCTGAGGTAG
- a CDS encoding DUF2341 domain-containing protein, protein MEKMRRFLSIGIILIMAMAAIFVSAPAEAAKIAEAAETSDAQNKAIFIRPLIWRADSSASYSFKGAALENADLATDGSVRSYDTSNGTVELPNPYKTDGSVTGLSASWSFTGKVTLEVSITGSSKDYVEVINGVPVTYKEPYAGSGIKWRATLAPNSTLTDLKITYSDLSGVVGSFGESLLSGFGARKWIYVKGSAAGTLFNYQMPIRVGESQKSVGTCDFKLSGGILSDFADIRFTATDGETILPHYLESVTGKAPNRTAVFWVNIPEIPKNGLPIYMYYSKTGASDLSSGEKVFDFFDDFGGALLNGKKWKTVLYDKAGSASVKDSILSLTRAKITSADYKFASGLIEYKARASASGSSEGIIRATSSGNDDVIAYSSVSSSASAHSITKGSGTKANDPKPISPDAFYTYKIYCDDNGDIAFRRYGEDGSGTAQAETEYLAGSSEASPIGLSSSIIGETMSCDWIRTRKAANPPPQVDTRTASMAPEATNLPEFYNVSIAPDGGLIPSSDSSESYYISRLISPAFDARIIKPSWDVDLSDEESVSISIAVKNGGKFYSDWKNGAARYASKKEFDKGSQLRWKAEFGSEGIELKKFSLEYRPGTIRVVMPKGGETLTSGASYSIFWEAAGYDPKYPLEISYSKDDSEDFEVIAAKVDNSGDYAWNVPAGVSGKAVMKVADYNDKSIYGISEDYFSIVSGVTAETKVRAAEEVGVIESVTPAEEKPAETPKAVEKPLAGMYDLLIKVGDNPSPDGYKDGDIVMVKPAGYLWGAEERGKFLIVRTYLTPQRALELMQPDEMVTLTGKSNRKVTKTLNKRKYRFNLQDKITLQERAKAAQGHLTGNALEVKDIAAETEKK, encoded by the coding sequence ATGGAAAAGATGAGACGTTTCCTGAGTATTGGAATTATACTTATTATGGCGATGGCGGCCATATTTGTCAGCGCGCCTGCCGAAGCCGCCAAGATTGCCGAAGCCGCCGAGACTTCCGACGCTCAGAATAAAGCTATATTTATCCGGCCGCTCATATGGCGCGCTGACTCAAGCGCAAGCTACTCATTTAAAGGCGCCGCATTAGAAAACGCGGATCTTGCGACCGATGGGTCAGTGAGGTCCTACGACACTTCCAACGGAACAGTCGAACTTCCCAATCCATATAAGACGGACGGCTCCGTAACCGGGCTATCGGCAAGCTGGTCATTTACGGGCAAAGTGACCCTCGAGGTAAGTATCACAGGCAGCTCGAAAGATTATGTCGAGGTAATAAACGGCGTTCCGGTTACTTATAAAGAGCCGTACGCCGGCTCCGGGATAAAATGGCGGGCGACCCTCGCTCCAAATAGCACGCTTACCGATCTTAAGATAACCTATTCAGACCTTTCCGGTGTCGTGGGCAGTTTCGGAGAGAGCCTGCTTTCCGGATTCGGCGCGAGAAAATGGATCTATGTAAAAGGCTCCGCGGCCGGAACCCTTTTTAATTATCAGATGCCTATAAGAGTGGGCGAATCACAAAAATCTGTCGGGACCTGCGACTTTAAATTAAGCGGAGGCATCCTGTCCGATTTTGCCGATATAAGGTTTACGGCGACCGATGGAGAGACCATATTGCCTCACTACCTGGAAAGCGTTACCGGCAAAGCGCCTAACCGCACAGCCGTTTTCTGGGTCAATATACCCGAAATCCCTAAGAACGGCCTTCCTATATATATGTATTACTCTAAGACAGGCGCTTCCGACCTGTCGAGCGGCGAGAAGGTCTTTGACTTCTTTGACGATTTCGGCGGCGCTCTCCTTAATGGCAAGAAATGGAAGACTGTGCTGTATGACAAGGCGGGCAGCGCCAGCGTCAAAGATTCCATCCTTTCACTTACAAGGGCGAAGATTACCTCCGCGGACTACAAATTCGCGAGCGGCCTTATAGAATATAAAGCCCGGGCATCAGCGAGCGGCTCTTCAGAAGGAATTATAAGGGCCACCTCGTCAGGTAATGATGACGTGATAGCTTATTCTTCAGTTTCCTCGAGCGCCTCAGCTCACAGTATCACCAAAGGTTCCGGCACAAAAGCGAATGACCCGAAGCCTATATCCCCGGATGCCTTCTACACTTACAAGATATACTGCGATGATAACGGGGACATAGCTTTCCGGAGATACGGCGAAGACGGCTCGGGAACCGCGCAGGCCGAGACGGAATATTTGGCAGGATCGAGCGAGGCTTCACCGATAGGCCTGTCATCCTCGATAATCGGCGAAACGATGAGCTGTGACTGGATACGGACGCGCAAAGCCGCCAACCCACCTCCGCAGGTTGATACGAGGACGGCTTCCATGGCCCCGGAGGCAACGAATCTGCCGGAATTTTACAATGTATCCATAGCGCCTGATGGAGGCCTCATCCCGAGCAGCGATAGTTCAGAAAGTTATTACATCTCACGGCTCATCAGCCCGGCTTTCGATGCCCGGATAATAAAGCCTTCCTGGGACGTCGATCTATCCGATGAGGAATCAGTTTCCATCAGCATCGCCGTTAAAAATGGCGGGAAGTTTTATTCTGACTGGAAGAACGGCGCTGCCCGCTACGCCTCTAAGAAGGAATTTGATAAGGGCAGCCAATTAAGGTGGAAGGCGGAATTCGGAAGCGAGGGCATAGAGCTTAAAAAATTCAGCCTGGAATACAGGCCCGGCACCATCCGTGTGGTGATGCCAAAAGGCGGAGAGACTCTTACTTCGGGCGCCAGCTACAGCATATTCTGGGAAGCCGCCGGTTATGATCCGAAATACCCTCTGGAGATATCGTATTCAAAGGATGACAGCGAGGATTTCGAGGTGATCGCCGCAAAGGTGGACAATTCCGGTGACTATGCCTGGAATGTGCCGGCCGGAGTATCCGGTAAGGCGGTGATGAAGGTCGCGGATTATAATGATAAGTCCATTTACGGCATATCAGAAGATTATTTCTCGATCGTGTCAGGAGTGACCGCAGAGACCAAGGTTCGGGCCGCGGAAGAGGTAGGGGTTATAGAGAGCGTGACGCCGGCGGAAGAGAAGCCGGCCGAAACTCCAAAGGCTGTAGAGAAGCCGCTTGCGGGTATGTACGATCTTCTTATTAAGGTAGGAGACAATCCGTCACCCGATGGGTATAAGGACGGCGATATAGTGATGGTAAAGCCGGCGGGATATTTATGGGGCGCCGAGGAGAGAGGAAAGTTTCTCATCGTGCGTACCTATCTTACCCCCCAGAGAGCTTTAGAATTAATGCAGCCCGACGAGATGGTTACGCTTACGGGTAAGTCAAATCGCAAGGTCACTAAAACGCTGAATAAGAGAAAATACCGTTTTAACCTGCAGGACAAGATCACTCTGCAGGAGAGGGCAAAAGCGGCGCAGGGACACCTGACCGGTAATGCCCTGGAAGTAAAGGACATAGCGGCGGAGACCGAGAAGAAGTAA
- a CDS encoding response regulator transcription factor, whose amino-acid sequence MYKILIVEDDKNIMTGLVDNLELEGYKTIIARDGKEALRQAKEKGPDLILLDIMLPRLNGFEVCKELKLQGIRAPIIILSARAQEADKVLGLELGADDYITKPFSPRELVVRVKAVLRRMENAGKEEDVYEFDGIKIDFKKYMIYKGQEEISLTAAEHKILKLLVSNRGEPVSRHTMLAQIWTSEEVTTRTVDTHIWSLREKIEKNPGAPEHIITVHRVGYKFV is encoded by the coding sequence ATGTATAAGATACTGATAGTAGAGGATGATAAAAATATAATGACGGGCCTCGTAGACAATCTCGAGCTCGAAGGCTATAAGACGATCATTGCTCGCGACGGCAAGGAAGCGCTCAGACAGGCCAAAGAGAAGGGGCCGGACCTTATCCTATTGGACATCATGCTTCCGAGGCTGAACGGGTTTGAAGTCTGCAAGGAATTGAAGCTGCAGGGTATAAGGGCGCCCATCATAATTTTAAGCGCCAGGGCGCAGGAGGCGGATAAGGTGCTGGGGCTCGAGCTCGGGGCGGACGATTACATCACCAAGCCGTTTTCACCTCGCGAGCTTGTCGTGAGGGTCAAGGCGGTATTGCGCAGGATGGAGAACGCCGGTAAAGAGGAAGACGTCTACGAATTCGACGGGATAAAGATAGACTTTAAAAAATATATGATCTATAAGGGCCAGGAGGAGATAAGCCTCACAGCCGCCGAACATAAGATATTGAAACTGCTTGTATCGAACCGCGGAGAGCCTGTATCGAGGCACACTATGCTTGCGCAAATATGGACCTCCGAAGAGGTTACGACGCGGACCGTCGATACCCATATATGGAGCCTGAGAGAGAAGATAGAGAAGAACCCCGGCGCGCCGGAGCATATCATCACGGTCCACCGGGTCGGGTATAAGTTCGTGTAG